One part of the Ranitomeya imitator isolate aRanImi1 chromosome 10, aRanImi1.pri, whole genome shotgun sequence genome encodes these proteins:
- the LOC138650962 gene encoding potassium-transporting ATPase alpha chain 2-like has translation MSSHSQPKISPSQEPPDIYTNEKKEKENKSNIFSGIKGKKKSKKVENLKKELDITDHKLSIDELQRKYSVDIKQGLSAAAAQEILARDGPNKLSPPKGTPEIVKFLMLMAGGFAIVFWISSALCFLAYGLQAAQDPTVSKDNLWLAIILIAVVVMTATFAYYQEAKSTNIMAGFKNMVPQQALVLRDGKRKEIVAENLVTGDIIFIKGGDKIPADIRILESSGCKVDNSSLTGESEAQPRGTECTDDNPLETRNLGFFSTTCLEGTASGLVINTSDRTVIGRIASLATQVGDQKTPIAVEIEHFVTLISSLAITVGVVFFIISVSMGYSALNAIIFCIGIVVAYVPEGLIATVTVCLSLTAKRMAKKNCLVKNLEAVETLGSTSVICSDKTGTLTQNRMTVSHMWFDNLIHNADTSEEQTGEMFDQSSPTWQALAKIATLCNRAEFCGDQEEVAINKRSVNGDASEAALLKFTENVLGKVMDIRDRNEKVLEIPFNSSNKYQVSIHIPEDPAEKGYLLVMKGAPERILDRCSTIMIGGQELPLDDEMKEKFQEAYMELGSMGERVLGFCQLVLPASMYGPGYPFDAESGNFPLDKLCFVGLISLIDPPRATVPDAVMKCRSSGIKIIMVTGDHPITAKAIAKSVGIISSSSEAVEDIAKRLGIPIERVNPRDACTIVVTGGELSDMSSDELDDILKYHTEIVFARTSPQQKLIIVEGCQRLGNIVAVTGDGVNDSPALKKADIGIAMGIAGSDAAKHTADMILLDDNFASIVTGVEEGRLIFDNLKKSISYTVTKNIPEAIPFMVYVIISCPLPIGAITILFIELGTDIIPSIALAYEKPESDIMRLKPRNPYKDRLVNMNLLSYSYFHIAGIETFSGFLNYFTILAQQGFLPVRVVGLRVAWEDKTINELEDSYGQEWTYYQRLTQEWYCYSAFFIGIVICQIMNGIIRKSRRNTLLTLRFFKNKYIFLGALSQIAIGVIVCYIPGLNYGLHFMPIRIQYWFVSIGFAFLIFAYDELRRLIIRKFPGCWVDKELYY, from the exons ATGTCAAGCCATTCTCAACCTAAAATTTCACCTTCCCAG GAGCCACCTGACATTTACacgaatgaaaaaaaagaaaaagaaaacaagagTAACATATTCTCAGGGATTAAAGGAAAGAAGAAATCTAAGAAAGTAGAAAACTTGAAAAAGGAGCTAGATATT ACCGACCACAAGCTGAGCATCGATGAACTACAAAGGAAATACTCAGTAGATATCAAACAG gGTTTGAGCGCAGCAGCTGCTCAGGAAATTTTAGCCCGAGATGGACCTAACAAGCTCTCACCTCCAAAAGGAACCCCTGAAATTGTTAAGTTTTTGATGCTCATGGCCGGAGGATTCGCCATTGTCTTCTGGATTTCGTCTGCATTGTGCTTTCTGGCATATGGGCTTCAAGCTGCCCAAGACCCTACAGTTTCTAAAGACAAT CTCTGGTTGGCGATCATCCTGATTGCAGTGGTTGTGATGACAGCTACCTTTGCATATTACCAAGAAGCTAAAAGTACCAACATTATGGCTGGCTTTAAGAACATGGTGCCTCAG CAAGCCTTGGTTCTTCGGGATGGTAAACGTAAGGAGATAGTTGCAGAGAACCTTGTAACTGGGGACATCATCTTTATTAAAGGAGGCGATAAAATCCCAGCCGATATACGAATACTTGAGAGTTCCGGGTGCAAG GTTGACAACTCATCCCTCACCGGAGAATCCGAAGCACAACCTCGTGGCACGGAGTGCACCGATGATAACCCTCTAGAGACTAGAAATTTGGGCTTCTTTTCTACAACCTGCTTGGAAG GGACTGCATCTGGTTTAGTAATTAACACGAGTGACCGCACAGTCATTGGGCGTATTGCATCACTGGCCACACAAGTTGGGGACCAAAAGACACCCATTGCCGTAGAGATCGAGCACTTTGTGACCTTGATCAGTAGTCTTGCAATAACCGTTGGCGTAGTTTTCTTCATTATTTCTGTCTCCATGGGATACAGTGCCCTCAATGCTATAATATTCTGCATTGGCATCGTGGTAGCCTATGTGCCTGAAGGACTAATAGCAACTGTAACG GTTTGTCTGTCCTTGACTGCAAAGCGTATGGCAAAGAAGAATTGCCTGGTGAAAAATCTGGAAGCTGTGGAGACTCTGGGGTCCACCTCAGTCATCTGCTCTGACAAGACTGGGACCCTCACCCAGAACAGGATGACTGTGTCACATATGTGGTTTGACAATCTCATCCACAATGCAGATACCAGTGAAGAGCAGACAG GTGAAATGTTTGATCAAAGCTCCCCAACTTGGCAAGCACTGGCTAAAATTGCCACCCTGTGTAACCGAGCTGAATTCTGTGGTGATCAAGAAGAAGTTGCCATCAACAAG AGGTCAGTCAATGGAGATGCCTCAGAAGCAGCTTTGTTGAAGTTTACAGAGAATGTTCTGGGAAAAGTCATGGATATTAGAGATCGAAATGAGAAAGTTTTGGAAATCCCATTCAATTCCAGCAACAAGTACCAG GTCTCTATTCATATCCCAGAGGATCCTGCTGAAAAGGGTTACTTGCTAGTGATGAAAGGGGCCCCAGAACGAATCTTGGATAGATGTAGTACCATTATGATTGGAGGACAGGAATTGCCATTGGACGATGAAATGAAGGAGAAGTTTCAAGAAGCGTACATGGAGCTGGGGAGTATGGGAGAAAGAGTTCTTG GTTTTTGTCAACTAGTGCTTCCTGCCTCCATGTATGGCCCTGGTTACCCATTTGATGCTGAAAGCGGAAATTTCCCTCTCGATAAATTATGCTTTGTTGGCCTCATTTCCTTGATTGACCCACCTCGTGCCACTGTTCCCGATGCAGTCATGAAGTGTCGTAGTTCCGGCATTAAG ATTATTATGGTAACTGGAGATCATCCAATCACGGCCAAAGCAATTGCAAAAAGTGTCGGGATTATCTCAAGTTCTAGCGAAGCTGTAGAGGATATTGCCAAAAGATTAGGAATCCCTATTGAAAGAGTTAATCCTAG AGATGCATGCACCATTGTGGTAACTGGAGGTGAACTCAGTGACATGAGCTCTGATGAACTGGATGACATCTTGAAATATCACACAGAGATTGTGTTTGCCCGGACTTCACCCCAACAGAAACTTATCATTGTCGAAGGATGTCAGAGATTG GGTAACATTGTGGCAGTGACTGGAGATGGTGTTAATGACTCCCCTGCATTGAAGAAAGCCGATATTGGTATTGCGATGGGAATTGCTGGTTCTGATGCTGCAAAACACACAGCCGACATGATTCTCCTGGATGATAACTTTGCTTCTATTGTGACCGGAGTGGAAGAAG GACGCTTGATATTTGACAACCTGAAGAAGTCCATTTCATACACTGTGACCAAGAACATTCCGGAGGCGATTCCTTTTATGGTCTACGTGATCATCAGTTGCCCCTTGCCCATTGGAGCCATTACCATCCTCTTCATAGAATTGGGAACTGATATT ATCCCTTCCATAGCTTTAGCATATGAGAAACCTGAAAGTGATATCATGCGCTTAAAGCCACGTAACCCATACAAAGACCGACTGGTCAACATGAATTTACTGTCATATTCCTACTTTCACATAG CTGGAATAGAAACGTTTTCTGGGTTTTTGAACTATTTCACCATCTTGGCTCAACAAGGTTTCCTACCAGTTAGAGTAGTTGGACTTCGAGTCGCCTGGGAAGACAAAACCATCAATGAGCTGGAGGACAGTTATGGCCAGGAATGG ACCTACTACCAGCGTCTCACCCAGGAGTGGTACTGCTACTCTGCTTTCTTTATTGGCATTGTGATCTGCCAGATAATGAACGGAATAATCCGAAAATCAAGAAGGAACACCCTGCTTACTCTTAGGTTCTTCAA gaacaaGTACATCTTCTTGGGCGCACTCTCACAAATTGCCATTGGAGTAATCGTCTGTTATATCCCTGGGTTAAATTACGGCTTACACTTCATGCCTATTCG AATCCAATACTGGTTTGTATCAATCGGGTTCGCATTTCTTATCTTCGCTTATGATGAACTCCGAAGACTTATCATAAGAAAATTTCCTGGCT GTTGGGTGGATAAAGAGCTTTATTACTAA